CGGTTACCACAATAGGAAGGACAAGGTCAGTCTGTGGTGCCAGAAGAGGGTCAGAGAATTCAAGGAATAGAACTCACTTAGATTGGTGAGTGAGgaatttgttgattttgatggcAATTTATGTGACTTTTCAACATTTATTTGTTTTGGTGGCACATATTGAATACTTTATTTCGGttcagctttttcaattcgcagccatggTAGAAAAGACTagaagacgaagatgaagacCGCAGAGTGGAAGAATAAATCATACAATAAATGTACTTTGGAGCAGGAGTGTAGGTATTTGTTCGATTATAGAGCCAATTTACCAGGATTGTTTGGCACCCTCGGGCCCTTAAGAGACAATTTGAGGTAGTATTCACGGGAAGCAGACAATAGCTGAAACGTTGTATCTATTGGTGTTTGTCAGTTGTTGTGTATCGACGTGAAGGAAAGACCAGCAACACGTTTACCGCTTTTGACTGCTCTTTGTGGAGGTGTCATACGGTGAAGCATTTATCTTCTGGGCTATACAAAATCTAGTCTCAACAAGTAAACTTGAACGAGCACACAAAAATAGACTGCAATTAAGACAGTAGCCAAGCATCAATAAAATCCTCATCAGGCTAATCAATTTATTTCGGTGGCTGTGGCCCCCCTATGAAGCGTTTGCACCCACTGTTCGTTATCTGCACAATTCTCACCTAGTAGTTGAACTTCATCTTTACCAACTCCTTTCTACTCATCAATGTCCTACGACCCGGCCATTGTCGAGGACTATGAGGCCTCCATCAAGGAACTCACGTTCAATTCGAGACCGATTATAGAGACGCTCACGACGATAGCCCAGGAAAACACCGAGGCTGCGGAAGGTATACTTAATGTCATCACCACAAGAATATACAAGTGCATCCCTGAACAAAAGCTCTTTGCCATGTATCTACTCGATTCAATCTGCAAGATAGTTGGGCAGCCGTACAACTTGCTTGTCGGGCCtgagatcttcaagctATTCTCTCATGTGTATGTTTTGGTGAGCGAAAACACTAGAGTtaagttgatcaagatgtACGAGCTTTGGAAAGTGACCAGGACGAGAAACTCTGGCGGGCCACTTTTTCCACCGGAggaacttgaaaaaatcgGTAAGTTCTTGATGCACGCTGGGTATagaaaacaagaagttcCATCGGTGTCGGCAGCTGACCTTATAGCCGACATCGACATGCTTTTGCCCATCATGAAAAATAAGCTAGTCAATAATCCCACAGATACATCCCTTAACGATAGATGTAATGCATTACTGGAGCTCAAGCTCATACTACAGAGTCAAGCATTGAAGCAAAACGATTTGCTCGggataaaagaaaagctctCTTCCATGAAACAGGCAGAAGTGTATTCGGCCAACTCTGCCCCCAAACTACCCGATAACCTGTTACCTCAACAAGTACCAGGGCCAATAGTTCCTGAGCCTGGGATGCCGGGCAAGGCTGAGGCTCTATTTGCTGATCTTCTAGCTTCCGGCCTTGTCAAGATGGAGCAGTCTCTAAAGCCAGGATCTAAGCCTGTTTACGAACTTGTAATGCCCAAGGAAAAGTATGAGCTATCCAATGCTGGTGACGGCGTTTCGACTACTGCTTTGGAGCAGCTTTTGATGGATGCAAATAATCCTGGTAGATCCGCCTATGAGCAGGCACAGTTCaaggagctcttgaagatttcgaGGAAGCTCAAAAGCGATGAAGGTTTCGGTAAGGCTTTGCAAACGTTTGTCAATCACAACAAGCTAGATGTTTCCACCGTACTGCTTTTATACGATGCAAAAGCACTGAAATGTGCTCAATGCGGTAAACGATTCACAGATGACGAAGCAGGCAATAAAAGAAAACGCATACACTTAGACTGGCATTTCCGTATTAATAAGAAACTGGCTAACGTCAAGACGAATATTCAATCCAGAAACTGGTACCTTGATGACCTCGAATGGGTTAAATTCAAGGACGAGgatcttcttgaattcGGCGAGTCTACACAGAGCAAGGAAGCTTCGGAACAGCCAGAAcaagtcgaagaagagagagttTACGTGGTTATTCCATCAAACGAGGATATTACGAACAATGTGTGTACCATTTGCCGTGAAGAGATCAAACCCACGTACGACGAAAATCTCGGCGAATGGATCTGGGACGGCTGTGTGTACGCAGCAGGAGGCAAgtcacagaagaagattgttCACTCTAGTTGCTTCAAGGAAacagcgaagaaaagagccAGCAACGGCGtggaggaaagaaaaatcaagcGTGAACGAGTATAACGATATACAAAATATAAATTACATGCATGTATACACTTGTGTCGGAATTCGACTGTACAAAGTAATTTTTTATACACAAGTTCTATTCACAATGAGTATGCTAGTCTTTGTGTGGAGCTGTTTCTACTAACATCACCTATTTCTGGCCCAAGCACTTCAAGATGTCATCCCACACCTTGCCTGGCTTCTGGGAAGCGTCAATGCCACTCCAAATGCCGGTCTTCTTGTAGTACTCCACAATTGGCTCGGTCTGCTGGTGGTAAGTGaccaatctcttcttcaaggcgTCCTCGTTATCGTCGGATCTCTGCACCAATGGCTCACCAGAGATGTCGTCGATCATGTCCTTCTTAGGAGGGTTGAACAACTTGTGGTACGATCTGCCACTGGCTGGGTGGACCAATCTGCCAGTGATTCTAGCCACCAACAACTCGTCGTcaatcttcaactccacGGCGTTCTGCAATGGAGTCTTTCTCTCCTCCAACATGCCGTCCAACTTCTCAGCCTGAGGGATGGTTCTGGGGAAGCCGTCCAAGATGAAACCGTTCTTGCACTCCTTGTTGTTCTCCAACTCTGACTTGATCATGTTCACCATGATCTCGTCCGACACAAGGCCACCCTGGTCcatgatcttcttggcttcCTGACCCAAAGCGGTCTTGGCAGCAACCTGAGCACGAAGCATGTCACCAGTGGCCAAGTGGCAAGCACAgaacttctccttcaaatttGGTGCCTGAGTACCTTTACCAGCACCTGGAGGACCAATCAACACCATTCTGATGGATTTGGGCACATCAGGCACGATACCGGCCTTGGCCTCCAAGGCCTGGATTCTGTCTTGCAACTTGGAAATGGTAGAtttgagatcttcaacagaCATGGTTAGTGTTGGTAGTTTTGGTAGGTTTGGGCTGAGGCTGTTGGGTGAAATTTCTCGCACTACTGGCCAATCAGGTGTACTGCAGGAGACCCCACTCGTTGACTATTGAAGAGGAATTGAAATTGCACTGCTTGAAAACTAACCTTCAGATTTTGCTTGCTTTAAAATAGTGGACTAGCGATAGTCGAACAGTGTTCGATTGTACGTTTATAAGATGAACCTCCTTGGGTATTTTTGTAAACGTGAATCATTTTACattctttttattttacaTCCTTTTCAATGTAGCAAAAGGAGCCATGAATGTAAAGAACCAAATTAGTGTAAAAAACAGTCAGTGTTTTCAATGGTGTAGTTGTCCTTTTGGCTTTGAAACCGACCAATGCAATAAACTTTTGAAACAGACATGGGACCAATTGCCATGATGTAATGTGGTGTACGGGTTGTTTTTGTGTGCGTTTTTCGCAACCGATTTTGTCTCACTCACGTTAATAAAGCTTATTTGTAGAGCATATTGTGTCGAAGAGACATCCCTATGTGACCAATTGAAACCCAACGCGATTACCTACCGACATGAATACAGCGAGGTTGCATTTAATTTCAAGAATTCTGCTCGTCCATGGTAATTGTGAACCACCAAGGAAGCATAGTAAACTCCGGCCCAGTGTGCCAGACACGACACGCCATCTTCGAAAAACCTCTGAAACTAGTTCTTTAAAATCGTTTAGTATCGAAATCTAAATGAAACGCTTATCgaattatttttttttccgaGTAAACTCCGATATTACATCCTCGGATGGAAGAGTTCTCACCCCCCACTCCGATTCCCCTTCTCTGTCCGTTGGCGCGGAAGCGCTAATCAGACATGGGACGTTAAGGGTCATATTCACGTGCGTTTCTAGACCTTATATAGCTTGCAAAATTAATCAAATGAGCTGGTAAGAACCAACTATCAACTTATGAGGCTACTGACGATATACATCCTCGGGAAGCTCCCGTTGGACTTTCTTGTGCTCATTCTTCGctaccttttttttggtggcaTCAAGCAGCGCAAATACAGAAGGTCGTTGGCAGGACTTCTTAAATTGACGTTATACAAGTCCGCTTTGCTGGTGCCAATTGAAGACAGCAGATGGCTTTCTCCATACACAAACGCGTTTCTCCTTCGCAAAGTTATGCCCACGGTGGCACCAGCAATTACTAAGGGATTGCCAGGGTACAGTGAGCAGTATGACTCCAACTCGTACTGGCTAGTGAAACAGCCTGATAGGAAGCCCACAGATCCTTTGATCCTTTTCCTCCACGGAGGCGgcttcttcctccaaaCAATGCCTCAGCAGCTTCGCTCAGTGTTCTCTATGTATCATTTGCTCAATCCTGAAGTTAAGAGAAGGACATCCATCTTGCTTTTGGACTACAAGCTCTGCTCTAAAGGCCACACGTTCCCCACGCAAATGCTCCAGCTTGACCAGACGTACGACAGACTTGTTCGTGACAACTTCGAGAACATCATTCTCATGGGAGACTCTGCTGGTGGCAATATGGCCGTCGGTTTCACCCAGTTTTTAAAGGCAAAGAATGTGCCTGTTACATACCCAACTAAGTTAGTTTTGCTCTCGCCATGGATGAAGTTGGCACCTCTTCCTCACGATATGACTAAGCAGTCGTCTTGGAGGCAGAACGAGGACCAGGACTTGATCCACCACTCGAAATTTGCCGACATCTCTCAATTGGCCTTGATCATTGGCGAGCAGGATGCCTTCTCGCTTGTCTGGTCGCCAATGGGTAAGCAGCCTCGTTCAAGAGACGACTGGTCGGTTATACCAAATTACTCTGATCCTAAGCACGACGTTTTTGTGTTGGTTGGTGAGGATGAGAGTTTCCGTGATGATATCTTGGAATGGTGCAAGTACGCCATGGAAGTACCATTCCACGGAACACATTCATACGGCACCGAGAAGGGCTACACGGACGAGCAGTACACGTTCAAGCGCCGCAACCAGCCTGGACATGCAAATCTCGACTTATACGTGGAACCCCAGGGTGTACACGATGCCATCTTGTTCTTCGAGGATACTGTCTACAAGCAGGTCGGAGCTGGTCTCAAGAAGGGCAAGCCCATCACGATTGAAGACATTGATTCTGAGAAGTACTTTGGTATCTACCGTTTGGTgaaatttttcaatgaGAGGCTCTGAGGTATTTATAGATGTGAATATGTATATCAAATTTCAGTTTGCCTGAACTTGACCCCAATTAATAAAAGTAGAAGTGAACGTGAATTGTCAATGCTTCTAGAGCTGGTGCGTGTGGACCTCTGGAACATGCTGGACCTTGACTAGCGGTCTATATATGGGCTTCCACATTTGCGACTGAACCCATTTCAAACATTTGTTGAACTCCCTAGGAACCTGGACAAAACCACCGTCTGGCTTCTTTTCACTCTCCACACGGGCAGTGCCTTCTTTAAGACTCTGCAAGATGATAGCTGTGGCAACGTGGGCAGAGACCtcgtcaatctcctcaagtGGGGGAAGCAAACCGTTCTTTGGGTTAGCCATTTTGGGGGACAACAGCGCCAAGCAGTCAACACCGGCAGATATCATAGTATCCGTGATGGTAGTACACCTTGAAAGAACAGCACCTAATCCGATACCAGGGAATGTGAAACAATTGTTGTTTTCAGAGATGGCATAGCCATTGACAGGCTTGAAAGGAGACCCGGTGGCGATCAAGGCATTGTCTTCTGTCCACTTC
This region of Candidozyma auris chromosome 6, complete sequence genomic DNA includes:
- the ADK1 gene encoding adenylate kinase ADK1, with product MSVEDLKSTISKLQDRIQALEAKAGIVPDVPKSIRMVLIGPPGAGKGTQAPNLKEKFCACHLATGDMLRAQVAAKTALGQEAKKIMDQGGLVSDEIMVNMIKSELENNKECKNGFILDGFPRTIPQAEKLDGMLEERKTPLQNAVELKIDDELLVARITGRLVHPASGRSYHKLFNPPKKDMIDDISGEPLVQRSDDNEDALKKRLVTYHQQTEPIVEYYKKTGIWSGIDASQKPGKVWDDILKCLGQK